Proteins from a genomic interval of Micromonospora sp. NBC_00389:
- a CDS encoding class I SAM-dependent methyltransferase, with protein sequence MFDVEERLTLDERSAVDFVLNLRKRWADTVYPALRQEFNAVGEPATTIADAETRLRELPLYPWFSHLERVQQKMLWKLAGDAVLSRRTELVDQLAQPARPKGALKLDADLDLPGWYTDYDIHIQPGGFFSDDMSAYVYEFGARIVMLRDNDGYKFHSLFTSTALPEVPAATRVVDIGCGFGKSTRPLVGKYPDAEVIGVDFAAPGLRLAHVEAEAAELAIDFRQADGRDTGIDADSCDVVTGTMVLHEMPAEAIRETIVEAARLLKPGGALRFLEFQLTGDPLRDATVYEHAERNNEPFFHALFGSDLLQICAEAGLTEASWTPFDERMHGVRPEGWGDRFEWHFPWAVLSATKPEA encoded by the coding sequence ATGTTCGATGTCGAGGAACGGCTCACCCTGGACGAGCGTTCCGCCGTCGACTTCGTACTCAATCTGCGCAAGCGGTGGGCCGACACGGTCTACCCGGCGCTGCGCCAGGAGTTCAACGCCGTCGGGGAACCGGCGACGACCATCGCCGACGCCGAGACCCGGCTGCGCGAGCTGCCGCTCTATCCGTGGTTCAGCCACCTGGAGCGGGTGCAGCAGAAGATGCTGTGGAAGCTGGCCGGCGACGCGGTGCTGAGCCGCCGTACGGAGCTGGTGGACCAGTTGGCCCAGCCGGCGCGGCCGAAGGGCGCGCTCAAGCTGGACGCCGACCTGGACCTGCCCGGCTGGTACACCGACTACGACATCCACATCCAGCCCGGCGGATTCTTCTCCGACGACATGTCGGCCTATGTGTACGAGTTCGGCGCCCGCATCGTGATGCTGCGCGACAACGACGGATACAAGTTCCACTCGCTGTTCACCAGCACCGCCCTGCCGGAGGTGCCCGCGGCGACCCGGGTGGTCGACATCGGCTGCGGGTTCGGCAAGAGCACCCGCCCGTTGGTCGGCAAGTACCCGGACGCGGAGGTGATCGGCGTCGACTTCGCCGCCCCCGGGCTGCGGCTGGCGCACGTCGAGGCCGAGGCGGCCGAACTGGCCATCGACTTCCGGCAGGCCGACGGCCGGGACACCGGCATCGACGCGGACTCCTGCGACGTGGTCACCGGAACGATGGTGCTGCACGAGATGCCGGCCGAGGCGATCAGGGAAACCATCGTCGAGGCGGCCCGGCTGCTCAAGCCCGGCGGTGCGCTGCGGTTCCTGGAGTTTCAGCTCACCGGCGACCCGCTGCGCGACGCGACCGTCTACGAGCACGCCGAACGCAACAACGAACCCTTCTTCCACGCGCTGTTCGGCAGCGACCTGCTGCAGATCTGCGCCGAGGCCGGCCTCACCGAGGCCTCCTGGACCCCGTTCGACGAGCGCATGCACGGCGTACGGCCGGAGGGCTGGGGCGACCGGTTCGAGTGGCACTTCCCGTGGGCGGTCCTGTCCGCCACCAAGCCGGAGGCATGA
- a CDS encoding oxidoreductase gives MAIDDLHRLFAPVQLGQVALRNRVFVPGHTTNFGRANQPTDRHVAYHAERARGGVGLIITEAVRVHPTSAGRHISLGSFDDASIPAYAAVATAVHEHGAAIFAQIMHAGRQANGDATRTAAWSASPLPWAAGAHVPHAMGHDDIAVVVEAFAAAARRMRAAGYDGLEVHAGHGHLLQQFLSPSTNLRDDRYGGSPANRLRLTREVLAAVFATAGDLPVGLRVSADEFLPGGLDPRAVVEIVAQLRAEFPLAFVHVSHSAYHGSYSLATQMADMSFGHAPFRHHAALFKREFADLPVLAVCRLDSLPEAAELVAAGDADLVGLARPHIADPHLVRKAMTGRQHEVRSCLACNQGCIGRLETGLPISCVVNPEVGAEREWAAAWSDRPAVRRVLVIGGGPAGLSAALGANRAGHRVTLVEAADRLGGQVELAARVPGRERLGLLTDDLVRDVTAAGIEVRLGERVDAATVMTGDFQDVIVATGARPARRELPGGPPVLDLADAVANLIEPAGPVTGTVVVLDDDGTWAAASVAEQLARLGARVHLVSPTASVCARITTYSKLALLRRFAELGVRAQPMRTVRGVDGSTVEFVDVLSGDAVRVDGVSAVVDAGSAIADDELYRALEARPDGPRTHLVGDANAPRTAFEAIYEGRLAGAFLGQYDTEPARRVLLAH, from the coding sequence GTGGCCATCGATGATCTACACCGTCTATTCGCGCCGGTCCAACTCGGCCAGGTCGCGCTGCGCAACCGGGTCTTCGTGCCCGGACACACCACCAACTTCGGGCGGGCCAACCAGCCCACCGACCGCCATGTCGCGTACCACGCCGAGCGGGCCCGCGGCGGCGTCGGCCTGATCATCACCGAGGCCGTCCGGGTGCACCCGACCAGCGCCGGCCGGCACATCAGCCTCGGCAGCTTCGACGACGCCTCGATCCCCGCCTACGCGGCGGTGGCGACGGCCGTACACGAGCACGGGGCGGCGATCTTCGCCCAGATCATGCACGCCGGCCGGCAGGCCAACGGGGACGCGACCCGGACCGCGGCCTGGTCCGCGTCGCCGCTGCCGTGGGCCGCCGGCGCGCACGTGCCGCACGCGATGGGCCACGACGACATCGCGGTGGTCGTCGAGGCGTTCGCCGCCGCCGCCCGCCGGATGCGCGCGGCCGGCTACGACGGGCTGGAGGTCCACGCCGGACACGGCCACCTGCTCCAGCAGTTCCTCTCCCCCAGCACCAACCTGCGCGACGACCGGTACGGCGGCAGCCCGGCCAACCGGCTGCGGCTGACCCGCGAGGTGTTGGCCGCGGTGTTCGCCACCGCCGGCGACCTGCCGGTCGGGTTGCGGGTCAGCGCCGACGAGTTCCTGCCCGGCGGCCTCGACCCGCGGGCCGTGGTGGAGATCGTCGCCCAGCTCCGCGCCGAGTTCCCGCTCGCCTTCGTGCACGTCAGCCACTCCGCCTACCACGGCAGCTACTCGCTGGCCACGCAGATGGCCGACATGAGCTTCGGGCACGCCCCGTTCCGCCACCACGCCGCCCTGTTCAAGCGGGAGTTCGCCGACCTGCCCGTACTGGCCGTCTGCCGGCTGGACAGCCTGCCCGAGGCGGCCGAACTGGTCGCGGCCGGCGACGCCGACCTGGTCGGCCTGGCCCGCCCGCACATCGCCGACCCGCACCTGGTCCGCAAGGCGATGACCGGCCGGCAGCACGAGGTGCGCTCCTGCCTGGCCTGCAACCAGGGCTGCATCGGGCGGCTGGAGACCGGGCTGCCGATCTCCTGCGTGGTCAACCCCGAGGTGGGCGCGGAACGCGAGTGGGCCGCGGCCTGGTCGGACCGGCCCGCCGTACGGCGGGTACTGGTGATCGGTGGCGGTCCGGCGGGGCTTTCGGCGGCGCTCGGCGCGAACCGGGCCGGCCACCGGGTGACCCTGGTCGAGGCCGCCGACCGGCTCGGCGGTCAGGTCGAACTGGCCGCCCGCGTACCCGGCCGGGAACGCCTCGGGCTGCTCACCGACGACCTGGTCCGGGACGTTACCGCGGCCGGGATCGAGGTACGGCTCGGCGAACGGGTGGACGCCGCGACGGTAATGACCGGCGACTTCCAGGACGTGATCGTGGCGACCGGTGCCCGGCCGGCCCGCCGCGAACTGCCCGGCGGCCCGCCGGTGCTCGACCTGGCCGACGCGGTGGCGAACCTGATCGAGCCGGCCGGGCCGGTCACCGGCACCGTCGTGGTGCTCGACGACGACGGCACCTGGGCGGCGGCGTCGGTCGCCGAGCAGCTGGCCCGGCTCGGGGCCAGGGTGCACCTGGTCTCGCCGACCGCGAGCGTCTGCGCCCGGATCACCACCTACTCCAAGCTCGCCCTGCTGCGCCGGTTCGCCGAGCTGGGCGTACGGGCCCAGCCGATGCGCACGGTCCGTGGCGTCGACGGGTCGACGGTGGAGTTCGTCGACGTGCTCAGCGGCGACGCCGTACGCGTGGACGGGGTCAGCGCCGTCGTCGACGCCGGCTCGGCGATCGCCGACGACGAGCTCTACCGCGCGCTGGAGGCCCGACCGGACGGCCCCCGGACACACCTGGTCGGCGACGCCAACGCACCCCGCACCGCTTTCGAAGCCATCTACGAGGGACGCCTCGCCGGCGCGTTCCTCGGCCAGTACGACACCGAGCCGGCCCGCCGGGTGCTGCTCGCCCACTAG
- a CDS encoding ABC transporter ATP-binding protein: MAYRTTARQLPTPTVVEESTWIEVDGLHKLYQPKKSDPTLALSDVSFSVRRGEFISVVGPSGCGKTTLLKILAGLSPKSQGVVRIAGQEVTKPLPQVGMVFQAPTLLPWRTIFENVMVPAEVQKLDPARHRKRAQELLEMVGLDGFEQKYPHELSGGMQQRAGICRALVHDPAVLLMDEPFGALDAMTREYMNVELLRIWRESGQTAVLVTHSIPEAVFLSDRVVVLSPRPGRIAEIISIDLERPRELGVMSSDRAGVYVERIRRHFNAAGVID, encoded by the coding sequence ATGGCCTACCGAACAACGGCCCGCCAACTACCGACGCCCACAGTGGTCGAGGAAAGCACCTGGATCGAGGTTGATGGCCTGCACAAGCTCTATCAACCCAAGAAGTCCGATCCGACGCTGGCCCTGAGCGACGTCAGCTTCTCCGTACGGCGGGGCGAGTTCATTTCGGTCGTCGGGCCCTCCGGGTGCGGCAAGACCACCCTGCTGAAGATCCTGGCCGGGCTGAGCCCGAAGTCGCAGGGCGTGGTGAGGATCGCCGGCCAGGAGGTGACCAAGCCGCTCCCCCAGGTCGGGATGGTCTTCCAGGCCCCGACGCTGCTGCCCTGGCGAACCATCTTCGAGAACGTGATGGTGCCGGCCGAGGTCCAGAAGCTGGACCCGGCCCGGCACCGAAAGCGGGCCCAGGAACTGCTGGAGATGGTCGGTCTCGACGGCTTCGAGCAGAAGTACCCGCACGAGCTCAGCGGCGGCATGCAGCAGCGCGCCGGGATCTGCCGGGCACTGGTGCACGACCCGGCCGTACTGCTGATGGACGAGCCGTTCGGCGCGCTGGACGCGATGACCCGCGAGTACATGAACGTCGAACTGCTGCGGATCTGGCGGGAGAGCGGGCAGACGGCGGTTCTGGTCACCCACTCGATCCCGGAGGCGGTCTTCCTGTCCGACCGGGTGGTCGTGCTCAGCCCGCGGCCCGGCCGGATCGCCGAGATCATCTCCATCGACCTGGAGCGGCCACGGGAGCTCGGCGTAATGTCCTCGGACCGCGCCGGCGTCTACGTGGAACGCATCCGCCGACACTTCAACGCCGCCGGCGTTATCGACTGA
- a CDS encoding ABC transporter permease, translated as MATTNPVKDPVRPRTGSPAPAPKPAWPKLDLRDRPQLWLVPTVFVVVVLAWEYGVQVFGVDEYVLPRPTQIVDALWLQLNDDLFWGHLWVTTQESLVGFAIGVGAAVLLGTFISQIKIVEATLMPYIVAFQTVPKVALAPLFVVWFGFGLTSKIVMAAVISFFPMLVNVIEGLRAADADKIQMLTVFGANKMQIFRMVRLPSALPFIFAGLDIGIVFAILGAVVGEFIGAKEGLGYLLLQTNYNFDIAGMFAVLVVLSVMGLLAHFVIRLIQRKVAFWAEDTKVIGA; from the coding sequence ATGGCTACCACCAATCCGGTAAAGGATCCGGTCCGCCCGCGTACCGGGTCGCCCGCGCCCGCGCCGAAACCCGCCTGGCCAAAGCTGGACCTGCGGGACCGCCCCCAGCTCTGGCTGGTCCCGACGGTCTTCGTCGTGGTCGTCCTGGCCTGGGAGTACGGCGTACAGGTGTTCGGCGTGGACGAGTACGTGCTGCCGCGCCCGACGCAGATCGTCGACGCGCTCTGGCTGCAACTCAACGACGACCTGTTCTGGGGGCACCTGTGGGTGACCACCCAGGAGTCGCTGGTCGGCTTCGCGATCGGGGTGGGTGCGGCGGTCCTGCTGGGCACGTTCATCTCCCAGATCAAGATCGTCGAAGCCACCCTGATGCCGTACATCGTGGCCTTCCAGACGGTGCCGAAGGTCGCGCTGGCCCCGCTGTTCGTGGTCTGGTTCGGCTTCGGCCTGACCAGCAAGATCGTGATGGCCGCGGTGATCTCCTTCTTCCCGATGCTGGTCAACGTGATCGAGGGGCTGCGGGCCGCCGACGCCGACAAGATCCAGATGCTGACCGTGTTCGGCGCCAACAAGATGCAGATCTTCAGGATGGTCCGGCTGCCCAGTGCCCTGCCGTTCATCTTCGCCGGGCTGGACATCGGCATCGTCTTCGCCATCCTCGGCGCCGTGGTCGGTGAGTTCATCGGCGCCAAGGAGGGGCTGGGTTACCTGCTCCTACAGACCAACTACAACTTCGACATCGCCGGCATGTTCGCCGTGCTGGTGGTGCTGTCGGTAATGGGCCTGCTGGCCCACTTCGTGATCCGGCTCATCCAGCGCAAGGTCGCGTTCTGGGCCGAGGACACGAAAGTCATCGGCGCGTGA
- a CDS encoding ABC transporter substrate-binding protein — protein MRHGLRVLVGAMAATLVLTGCNSGDSGGDGAVGEPAKLTFAIASAVIGPKEEVAAFAVAKELGYYAEEKLTVETINTDGSVAALQAVASGSGSVTAADSGSILGAVEKNVPVKAVGGLVQNWPWVIAVKPDSTITGGADLKGKKIGVISLASGSAPYARAFVRAAGLDPEKDVELLPVGVGAPAAAALNGGQVDMLALYTQAYTVIENAGTTLKYLPNPDSLTGIRSLSWAVSSRNENSDVNTRFLRASYKAMLFSAKNPEAAMRIGYKVFPQILAGQSVESRLAADTASLQAWLKTATPATGTPEDFPAWGAISDQEWAKTQAYTKEAGQITGEVELSKVWDPSLLAGANEFDKAAVLQQATSYTAK, from the coding sequence ATGAGACATGGACTACGGGTGCTCGTGGGGGCCATGGCCGCCACGCTGGTACTGACCGGTTGCAACAGCGGCGACTCCGGCGGCGACGGCGCCGTTGGTGAGCCGGCCAAGCTGACCTTCGCCATCGCCTCCGCGGTGATCGGGCCGAAGGAGGAGGTGGCCGCGTTCGCGGTCGCCAAGGAACTCGGCTACTACGCCGAGGAGAAGCTGACCGTCGAGACCATCAACACCGACGGCTCGGTCGCCGCGCTGCAGGCGGTCGCCAGCGGCAGCGGCAGCGTCACCGCCGCCGACAGCGGCTCGATCCTCGGCGCGGTGGAGAAGAACGTGCCGGTCAAGGCGGTTGGCGGGCTGGTGCAGAACTGGCCCTGGGTGATCGCCGTCAAGCCGGACAGCACGATCACCGGCGGGGCCGACCTGAAGGGCAAGAAGATCGGCGTGATCAGCCTTGCGTCGGGCTCCGCGCCGTACGCCCGGGCCTTCGTCCGCGCGGCCGGGCTCGACCCGGAGAAGGACGTCGAACTGCTCCCGGTCGGTGTGGGTGCGCCGGCGGCGGCCGCGCTCAACGGCGGCCAGGTCGACATGCTGGCGCTCTACACCCAGGCGTACACGGTCATCGAGAACGCCGGCACCACACTGAAGTACCTGCCCAACCCCGACTCGCTGACCGGCATCCGGTCGCTGTCGTGGGCGGTCAGCTCGCGCAACGAGAACAGCGACGTCAACACCCGGTTCCTGCGGGCGTCGTACAAGGCGATGCTCTTCTCGGCGAAGAACCCCGAGGCGGCCATGCGGATCGGCTACAAGGTCTTCCCGCAGATCCTCGCCGGCCAGTCGGTCGAGTCGCGGCTGGCGGCGGATACCGCGAGCCTGCAGGCCTGGCTGAAGACGGCCACCCCGGCCACCGGTACGCCGGAGGACTTCCCGGCCTGGGGCGCGATCAGCGACCAGGAGTGGGCCAAGACCCAGGCGTACACCAAGGAAGCCGGCCAGATCACCGGCGAGGTCGAGCTGAGCAAGGTGTGGGACCCGAGCCTGCTCGCCGGCGCCAACGAGTTCGACAAGGCCGCTGTCCTGCAGCAGGCCACCAGTTACACCGCGAAGTAG
- a CDS encoding DUF2750 domain-containing protein: MSQSASQAAAFFREVARHRIVWYVRDDDGSPAPKTSSGERAFPYWSSQARAERAAEIWGGGLRAASLPFEAWRSGELPELSDEGYRIGINWTGPRLVGWDFTVPEVLNRLAHALREGPYSDESAPGS, translated from the coding sequence ATGAGTCAAAGTGCAAGCCAGGCGGCGGCGTTCTTCCGGGAGGTAGCACGTCACCGGATTGTCTGGTATGTGCGGGACGATGACGGAAGCCCCGCGCCGAAAACTTCCAGCGGAGAGCGAGCCTTCCCGTATTGGTCCTCGCAGGCTCGAGCTGAGCGAGCGGCTGAAATCTGGGGCGGCGGCCTGCGCGCCGCCTCCCTCCCCTTCGAGGCTTGGAGAAGCGGAGAGCTGCCCGAACTCAGCGATGAGGGCTATCGGATTGGGATCAACTGGACCGGACCGCGACTGGTTGGCTGGGATTTCACCGTCCCCGAGGTTCTCAATCGCCTTGCCCATGCCCTGCGTGAAGGCCCGTATTCCGATGAGAGCGCTCCTGGCAGCTAG
- a CDS encoding DinB family protein yields the protein MADFTGDNLSGSRFARVDLADAEFRAVDLSRARFRGVDLSGVVMRGVELVDVRIDGEIQNLVVNGVDVATLVNAELDRRDPVRARMRPTDPGGFREAWGIVERLWDGTVERARGLDPGLLHDSVDGEWSFIETLRHLVFATDAWVRRAILGDPSPWDPLDLPWDEMPDTPGIPRDREARPSLEEVLALRRDRMATVRTVVDGLTDESLASRTEPIEGTGWPPPESFPVRECLLIVLNEEWHHRQFAERDLDALQTGAARKAT from the coding sequence ATGGCTGACTTCACGGGGGACAACCTGAGCGGCTCGCGTTTCGCGCGTGTCGACCTGGCCGATGCCGAGTTCCGTGCCGTCGACCTCTCCCGCGCCCGGTTCCGCGGCGTCGACTTGAGCGGGGTGGTGATGCGCGGCGTCGAGCTGGTCGACGTCCGGATCGACGGTGAGATCCAGAACCTTGTGGTCAACGGGGTCGACGTCGCGACTCTGGTCAATGCGGAGCTCGACCGGCGCGACCCCGTCCGAGCCAGGATGCGCCCCACCGACCCCGGCGGCTTCCGGGAAGCGTGGGGCATCGTCGAGCGGCTCTGGGACGGCACCGTCGAGCGGGCTCGCGGCCTGGACCCCGGGCTACTGCACGACTCGGTGGACGGCGAGTGGTCGTTCATCGAGACCCTGCGCCACCTGGTGTTCGCCACCGACGCGTGGGTGCGGCGGGCCATCCTCGGCGACCCCTCGCCGTGGGACCCGCTCGACCTGCCGTGGGACGAGATGCCGGACACCCCGGGGATCCCGCGGGACCGCGAGGCCCGCCCCTCGCTCGAGGAGGTCCTGGCGCTGCGCCGCGACCGGATGGCGACCGTGCGCACGGTGGTCGACGGCCTGACCGACGAGTCCCTGGCCAGCCGCACCGAGCCCATCGAGGGGACCGGCTGGCCGCCGCCAGAAAGCTTCCCGGTACGCGAGTGCCTGCTGATCGTCCTGAACGAGGAGTGGCACCACCGGCAGTTCGCCGAACGGGACCTCGACGCCCTGCAGACAGGCGCGGCACGGAAGGCGACCTGA
- a CDS encoding SDR family NAD(P)-dependent oxidoreductase has translation MSRPGADPNRFDGRVALVTGAARGIGARIAATLAERGATVAQADVVEPDGWAAAELAGAHSRHHVDVRSAASCTDLAAAVLDRHGRLDLLVNNAGVVRRGPAATMSEQDFTDVLDINLTGTFRMCQAAYPALRRAGGAVVNIGSTNGHIAVLDTLGYCVSKAGVMHMARVLALEWAPDQIRVNAVGPTIVPTDMTSDLRGDPDYLAAKLATIPLGRMAGEQDVANAVAYLLSDAAAMTTGQTIFVDGGVTIH, from the coding sequence GTGAGCCGGCCGGGGGCCGACCCAAATCGCTTCGACGGGCGGGTCGCGCTGGTCACCGGCGCGGCCCGGGGCATCGGGGCGCGGATCGCGGCGACCCTGGCCGAACGCGGCGCGACCGTCGCCCAGGCCGACGTCGTCGAGCCCGACGGGTGGGCGGCGGCCGAGCTGGCCGGCGCGCACAGCCGGCACCACGTCGACGTCCGGTCGGCCGCCTCCTGCACCGACCTGGCGGCGGCCGTACTGGACCGGCACGGCCGGCTCGACCTGCTGGTCAACAACGCCGGCGTGGTCCGGCGCGGACCGGCGGCCACTATGTCCGAACAGGACTTCACTGACGTCCTCGACATCAACCTGACCGGCACGTTCCGGATGTGCCAGGCCGCGTACCCGGCCCTCCGCCGGGCGGGTGGAGCCGTGGTCAACATCGGCTCCACCAACGGGCACATCGCGGTGCTGGACACGCTCGGCTACTGCGTCAGCAAGGCCGGGGTGATGCACATGGCCCGGGTGCTGGCGCTGGAATGGGCGCCCGACCAGATCCGGGTCAACGCGGTCGGCCCGACCATCGTGCCCACCGACATGACCAGCGACCTGCGCGGCGACCCGGACTACCTGGCCGCCAAGCTGGCCACCATCCCGCTGGGCCGGATGGCCGGCGAGCAGGACGTCGCGAACGCGGTCGCCTACCTGCTCAGCGACGCCGCGGCCATGACCACCGGTCAGACGATCTTCGTCGACGGCGGCGTCACCATCCACTGA
- a CDS encoding DUF1349 domain-containing protein — protein sequence MLKNMSWLNEPRDWSLEDGVLRAVTELRTDFWRETFYGWTTDNGHFFYQPTTGDFTAEVIVSATHTTRFDQAGMMIRADERNWLKAGLEVTSDAVQISTVFTRDFSDVSMAPIAGVPSEVSMRVTRFGAAVTVHCRSGDGPWQLLRLGYLDLPATVDVGIMCCSPERAGLRATFRDLRIGPPISRENLE from the coding sequence GTGCTGAAGAACATGTCGTGGTTGAACGAGCCGCGTGACTGGTCACTGGAGGACGGCGTCCTCCGCGCAGTCACGGAACTGAGGACCGATTTCTGGCGCGAGACGTTCTACGGCTGGACCACCGACAACGGGCACTTCTTCTACCAGCCGACGACTGGTGACTTCACTGCCGAGGTCATCGTGTCTGCCACGCATACGACACGGTTCGACCAGGCCGGCATGATGATCCGAGCCGACGAGCGCAACTGGCTGAAGGCCGGCTTGGAGGTCACGTCGGACGCTGTGCAGATCAGCACGGTCTTCACACGTGATTTCTCAGACGTGTCGATGGCGCCGATCGCGGGGGTTCCCAGCGAGGTCTCGATGCGAGTCACCCGCTTCGGCGCCGCAGTGACCGTGCACTGCCGCAGCGGCGACGGTCCCTGGCAGTTGTTGCGCCTTGGTTATCTCGACCTTCCCGCCACTGTGGACGTCGGCATCATGTGCTGCTCGCCGGAGCGTGCCGGTCTGCGAGCTACATTCCGGGACCTTCGGATCGGGCCGCCGATCTCACGGGAAAACCTCGAGTAG
- a CDS encoding alpha/beta fold hydrolase, whose translation MSRIRGTAQRGYVDLPWGQVHYRHGGTADQPVLLVLHQSPLSSATYDAVIAPLAERGVRTIVVDTPGFGMSDAPPRPWSIPEYADAVWQVADALGLGAVHLLGQHTGATIGAEAALLAPARVHRLILQGLPLYDDAERKAKVESYAPGYVPDRDGSHLRVIWDRVYGLYPRLTPDEANRQVAEYLMTGPDYATAYRAVFAHRLDTAALAAIPTVLLHGGDDLVDRMTPVVTAALPHAPLVTIPGGTDFVADEQPEAFADAVAAQVVGQAS comes from the coding sequence GTGAGCAGGATCCGGGGCACTGCCCAGCGTGGATACGTCGACCTGCCCTGGGGGCAGGTGCACTACCGGCACGGCGGTACGGCCGACCAGCCGGTGCTGCTGGTGCTGCACCAGTCGCCGCTGTCGTCGGCGACGTACGACGCCGTGATCGCGCCGCTGGCCGAGCGTGGCGTGCGGACGATCGTCGTCGACACCCCCGGGTTCGGGATGTCCGACGCACCGCCACGGCCGTGGTCGATTCCCGAGTACGCCGACGCGGTGTGGCAGGTCGCGGACGCGCTGGGGCTGGGCGCCGTACACCTGCTCGGGCAGCACACCGGGGCGACGATCGGCGCCGAGGCGGCACTGCTCGCCCCGGCCCGGGTGCACCGGCTGATCCTGCAGGGCCTGCCGCTCTACGACGACGCCGAGCGCAAGGCCAAGGTGGAGTCGTACGCCCCCGGGTACGTCCCGGACCGCGACGGCAGCCACCTGCGGGTGATCTGGGACCGGGTGTACGGCCTGTACCCGCGGCTGACCCCGGACGAGGCGAACCGGCAGGTGGCCGAATACCTGATGACCGGGCCGGACTACGCGACCGCGTACCGGGCGGTCTTCGCGCACCGGTTGGACACCGCGGCGCTGGCCGCGATCCCGACGGTGCTGCTGCACGGCGGCGACGACCTGGTGGACCGGATGACGCCGGTGGTGACGGCTGCCCTGCCGCACGCGCCGCTGGTCACCATCCCGGGCGGCACGGACTTCGTCGCCGACGAGCAGCCCGAGGCGTTCGCCGACGCGGTCGCCGCCCAGGTCGTCGGGCAGGCGTCGTGA
- a CDS encoding M20/M25/M40 family metallo-hydrolase, which produces MSSPDIKAVLDAVDEHFDTFVEELQQLCRIRSRRQEPDQMAATAEFLAGSVRRWGGTADVVPWADSHPYVLGELAGGPRSLLHFNHYDVEVEPAGDDADWISPPYAAEIHDGRLYARGVADDKGALMSRIHAAAAWRLAGLAPPVTSRFLIEGKQWLHSPGLGSFVEAHADRLESDGTLWENSWLDADGRPLLKLSEKGVLYLRLSLRTLPRDLTSQNTALLASATIRLAAALAALQDPDGTVLVPGFAAGARPVTDAERELLAQVAFDGDFLRARAGVDGFLGGLDDRAAAVAIRTVPTLTVAGFDGGDMRDDVTLGIPSLARAKVEIRLIAGQAPERVLDALRRHLAESGFGDVDIEVMATSRPNITDHRDPFVTLVADAARRAYGNEPVIEPYTQWIGNQGVLPGRPIVGIGVSRADSGVDGPNEQIRLDDYRTGIRHVIEVMAAMAASAERSEVTA; this is translated from the coding sequence ATGTCATCGCCGGATATCAAGGCGGTCCTCGACGCGGTCGACGAGCACTTCGACACCTTCGTCGAGGAACTGCAACAGCTGTGCCGGATCCGCAGCCGCCGGCAGGAGCCGGACCAGATGGCGGCCACCGCCGAGTTCCTCGCCGGTTCGGTACGCCGCTGGGGCGGCACCGCCGACGTCGTCCCCTGGGCCGACTCGCACCCGTACGTGCTCGGCGAACTCGCCGGCGGGCCGCGCTCGCTGCTGCACTTCAACCACTACGACGTCGAGGTCGAGCCGGCCGGGGACGACGCCGACTGGATCAGCCCGCCGTACGCAGCGGAGATCCACGACGGCAGGCTGTACGCCCGCGGCGTCGCCGACGACAAGGGCGCGCTGATGTCCCGGATCCACGCCGCCGCGGCCTGGCGGCTGGCCGGTCTCGCGCCCCCGGTCACCAGCCGGTTCCTGATCGAGGGCAAGCAGTGGCTGCACAGCCCCGGCCTCGGCTCGTTCGTCGAGGCGCACGCCGACCGGCTGGAAAGCGACGGGACGCTGTGGGAGAACTCCTGGCTGGACGCGGACGGCCGGCCACTGCTCAAGCTCAGCGAGAAGGGCGTGCTCTACCTGCGCCTGTCGTTGCGGACCCTGCCCCGCGACCTGACCAGCCAGAACACCGCCCTGCTCGCATCGGCCACGATCCGGCTCGCCGCCGCGCTGGCCGCGCTACAGGACCCGGACGGCACGGTGCTGGTCCCCGGCTTCGCAGCCGGCGCCCGCCCGGTGACCGACGCGGAACGCGAACTGCTGGCCCAGGTCGCCTTCGACGGTGACTTCCTGCGCGCCCGCGCCGGCGTCGACGGGTTCCTCGGCGGGCTGGACGACCGGGCGGCCGCGGTGGCGATCCGTACCGTGCCCACGCTCACCGTGGCCGGCTTCGACGGCGGCGACATGCGCGACGACGTGACCCTGGGCATCCCGTCGCTGGCCCGGGCCAAGGTGGAGATCCGGCTGATCGCCGGCCAGGCCCCGGAGCGGGTCCTGGACGCGCTGCGCAGGCACCTGGCCGAAAGCGGCTTCGGCGACGTCGACATCGAGGTGATGGCGACCAGCCGGCCGAACATCACCGACCACCGGGACCCGTTCGTCACCCTGGTCGCCGACGCGGCCCGCCGGGCGTACGGCAACGAGCCGGTGATCGAGCCGTACACCCAGTGGATCGGCAACCAGGGCGTGCTGCCCGGCCGGCCGATCGTCGGCATCGGGGTGTCCCGGGCCGACTCCGGTGTGGACGGTCCGAACGAACAGATCCGGCTGGACGACTACCGCACCGGCATCAGGCACGTCATCGAGGTAATGGCAGCGATGGCCGCCAGTGCCGAGCGAAGCGAGGTGACGGCGTGA